The genomic DNA CCTGCACTTTTCCTCTCCAATTATCGGAGGAGGATTTCCGTACGCTCGGTACAGCGGGTATTAGAGAATTTCGGGGTGCATCCACATCAACTCCGTCATACATACTGCAGAGAGTTGGTCGGAGCTGGTGTGGATATCGCTACTGTTGCAGAACTTGCAGGTCACGCAGATATCAACATCACTCGACGTTACGCGAAACCAAATGCTTGGGAATTGGAACAAGCGGTGGAGAAGGCATTTAACTCGTGACGTTGTGTCAAACGAACTGAACCTCAGTTGGGAGGTCACCGATTGTTACCTAAACTCATGAGAATGAATAAAAACTTCGTTGTGTTGATAAGTGGTCAAAGCCTGTCGTCCCTCGGGACTGCGATAACCAACTTCGCACTTCCATGGCTACTCCTTGATGTGACTGGTTCAGCTCTGCAAATGGGCATTGGTTTTGCCATTGAAACGCTCCCATACGGGGTACCGCCGACATTTTAACGAAAATATACGCTAAGACATTTATTGGAACCACAATATCGGTTTTCTTTACTCTAAGGTGCTGGCGCTTGAACACGAAGCGGACGCAGTGAGTCCAGATCTCTTGGTTGACTTACGTTGAATGTGTATTCGCCTAAGAAATTAATGTGTTCCCAGCCTAGTGGGGAAATATGATGCAATAGTTCCTCCCGGAGACCACCTTGTGCCTTTTTGAATTCCATTGCTTTGGTCAAGTAAACCGTATTCCACACGCTGATCGCATTGATTAGAATATTGAGCGCACTAGCCCGTTGGAGTTGGTCTTGGAGTGCACGTTCGCGCAGTTCTCCACGCTTGCCAAAGAATATCGCTCTGGCTATAGCGTTCATCGCCTCGCCTTTATTCAATCCACGATTGATTTTCCTTCGTAGGGCTTCGCTCGAAATGTAGTCCAAAATGAAGATCGTCTTTTCTATCCGACCCATTTCCCGAAGCGCCGTGGCCAAGCGATTCTGCCGTGCGTAGGATCCGAGCTTCCCCATGATGAGCGAAGCAGAGACGGTGCCCTCCCGAATCGAATACGCTAATCTCAATACATCGTCGTAATTCTCCCGAATGACTTTTGTATTGATTTGACCACGCAGCAGCTTCTCAAGTTTGGGGAAATCAGCTGCTTTACCAAAGGAGAAGAGCTTGGAATCTGATAAATCACGTAAGCGAGGTGCAAAATGAAATCCAAGTAGGTGCGTCAAACCAAAAACCTGGTCCGTGTAACCGGCTGTATCCGTGTAGTGTTCTTCAATAGCCAAATCCGTTTCATGGTGTAACAGCCCATCAATGACATGCACCGCGTCCCTAGCGTTTGTGTTAATCACCTTAGTGTAAAAACTTGAAAACTGGTCGCTGACAAAGCGGTAAATGGTCGCTCCCTTACCATGGCCGTAATGAGGGTTGGCATCTGCGTGTAGTGCAGATACTCCTATCGGTACGCGCATGCCATCTGATGACGACGTGGTTCCATCGCCCCAATAGGACGGTAGGGCTAAGCGGTGATGAAAGTTCACCAGTACAGCTTGAGCTTTATTCATCGCATCCTCGTAGAGCCGCCATTGTGCTACATTTGCCATCTGCCGATACGAAATTCCTGGTGTAGATTCAGCCATCTTTGTGAGGCCTACGTTTGTTCCCATCGCCATAAGGGTGGCCATCACTACGGTGGTTTCCTCTTCGTTCGGCATACGGTTGGTGGAAGCATGAACAAACTGTTCGTGAAATCCAGTCCAACGGGCTACATCCATGAGGAGATCAGTAAGTTTAATGCGTGGAAGCAACTCGTACAACGATACACTAAAATCTCTGGCTTCTTCTGGAACGTCCTTCTCCAACCGGTCTACGTGCAGTGTTCCGTGCTCCAGGTCTACACCTTCCAGCCCCTCGATGTTAGACGATACCCATTCTAAGCGTTTTGACAATGATTCCATACGCTCTTCCAGATACTCATTGGCGGATATACTCACCGCAAATCGAGCCTGAGTTGGCTCAAGCCTTGCCCAATCTTCCGTAGAGACCAGATACTCATCGAAGTCCTTGTGTTGTCGACTCCCAACAATGGATACATCCCCGGAACGGACATAGTTTCGCAGTTCGGTAAGAACCGCCATCTCATAATAATGACGGTTAATGGTTCCATCATCGTCATAGACATGCTTTTGCCAGCGATTCGACACAAATTCAAGGGGTGCGTCTTCTGGTACTTTGCGTTTTCCGGATTCGTTCATGTCGCGGATGATGTCAACCGCTCTCATCAGGGATTCCGCAGACCTAGTTGAGCGGAATTCTAGGGACTTCAGCAACGTTGGAGTGTACTTCCGAAGTGAGTAGAACTTCTTCTCCAGCAAGTCTAAGTAATCGTAATCAACCGGTCGTGCAAGGCTTTTTGCCTCCTCCACGGAAGCAACCAGCTTGTCCCACGGCATAACGGCTTCTAGCGCGACAAACGGGTCCACTCCTTCGTTACGAGCCTTTATCAGTGCATCCCCTAAACTGGCAAAATGAACGACCTTTTCGTTGATGGACTTTCCGTTTTGTTTCTGAACTTCCTCCTGTGCCTTTCTTCCCTTTGATAACAGAGACATAATCTGCCTGTCGTGTATTTCGAATGCCTGATCGGTCAGGTCTTGAATCAAATCAAGTAGGTAAGCCGCGAGTATAGCGTATTTCTTGGGGTCATTGAATCGACGGAATGATCGCGGCTCGTACCGCGAGCCAATTTTAGATAATTGTCGTAGCCGGTTTAGATGAATCCCCTGGGTATCTACTTGGAGCTTCAGTGCTCGGACATACTCAAGTTTTTCGACAACCTTTAGAAACGTATCCGGAGAGGACTGGCCAGGGACCTCCTGTAACCAAGCCAAATACGTTTTATTGGTACTAGGCATCAGGGATAGTAAGCCATCCAAACTAAGCATTTGACTGTCTGTCAATGAAGCGCTGAGTACCTTGAAAATCCTATCCTCCGTTCGTTTCCGTGCTTCCCATACGGCCCTTTCGATGGTTGCCATCGCAGGCAAGATCACTTTGCGCCTACGCAGCTCATCTAAACCAATCTGAATGAGATGTAACGGGCTGCCGTTGACCATCGCATGTTCCGTCAACAGTTTCGAGAGCCAACGATATTCGCTGGGTGTGAAGGTGGAGAATCCATACTCCCGACGAATTTCTTCTAAATGTTCATATCTCGTTGCCTCTCTTTGAAAGTAAGTTTGGAATTCGGAGGCATTTACGCGAATCTGCTTGGCGACATAGCTGAGGGCTCGTTCAGGTATGTTCCGCACATCGGAAAGTGTCCAGCCCAGATACCGCAGTACACACAACTGTACGGCAAACCCGAGACGGTTGTAGTCTCTGCGGTGACGTTGAATCACTTCGATATCATGCGACGTAAATGTGAAGTGTGTCCCTAACGTCCATTCATCAATGCCGTTCGGAATCTCCATGTATTTCAATCGTTCTTCTGGGGTTAGCAGCTCTCTGACACGGGTATACATCTGGAACGCCCCTATGAAAATTGGTAAAAGTAATACCTGGTGGATCATACAC from Alicyclobacillus curvatus includes the following:
- a CDS encoding Tn3 family transposase, which encodes MYTRVRELLTPEERLKYMEIPNGIDEWTLGTHFTFTSHDIEVIQRHRRDYNRLGFAVQLCVLRYLGWTLSDVRNIPERALSYVAKQIRVNASEFQTYFQREATRYEHLEEIRREYGFSTFTPSEYRWLSKLLTEHAMVNGSPLHLIQIGLDELRRRKVILPAMATIERAVWEARKRTEDRIFKVLSASLTDSQMLSLDGLLSLMPSTNKTYLAWLQEVPGQSSPDTFLKVVEKLEYVRALKLQVDTQGIHLNRLRQLSKIGSRYEPRSFRRFNDPKKYAILAAYLLDLIQDLTDQAFEIHDRQIMSLLSKGRKAQEEVQKQNGKSINEKVVHFASLGDALIKARNEGVDPFVALEAVMPWDKLVASVEEAKSLARPVDYDYLDLLEKKFYSLRKYTPTLLKSLEFRSTRSAESLMRAVDIIRDMNESGKRKVPEDAPLEFVSNRWQKHVYDDDGTINRHYYEMAVLTELRNYVRSGDVSIVGSRQHKDFDEYLVSTEDWARLEPTQARFAVSISANEYLEERMESLSKRLEWVSSNIEGLEGVDLEHGTLHVDRLEKDVPEEARDFSVSLYELLPRIKLTDLLMDVARWTGFHEQFVHASTNRMPNEEETTVVMATLMAMGTNVGLTKMAESTPGISYRQMANVAQWRLYEDAMNKAQAVLVNFHHRLALPSYWGDGTTSSSDGMRVPIGVSALHADANPHYGHGKGATIYRFVSDQFSSFYTKVINTNARDAVHVIDGLLHHETDLAIEEHYTDTAGYTDQVFGLTHLLGFHFAPRLRDLSDSKLFSFGKAADFPKLEKLLRGQINTKVIRENYDDVLRLAYSIREGTVSASLIMGKLGSYARQNRLATALREMGRIEKTIFILDYISSEALRRKINRGLNKGEAMNAIARAIFFGKRGELRERALQDQLQRASALNILINAISVWNTVYLTKAMEFKKAQGGLREELLHHISPLGWEHINFLGEYTFNVSQPRDLDSLRPLRVQAPAP